In Bacteroidales bacterium, the following proteins share a genomic window:
- a CDS encoding DUF2795 domain-containing protein, with product MYWTLELASKLEDAPWPATKEELIDYAIRSGAPMEVIENLQEIEDEGEVYESIEDIWPDYPSKDDFFFNEDEY from the coding sequence ATGTATTGGACGCTTGAATTAGCATCAAAGTTAGAAGATGCACCCTGGCCAGCAACAAAGGAAGAATTGATTGATTATGCTATTCGTTCCGGTGCTCCAATGGAAGTCATTGAGAATTTACAGGAAATTGAAGATGAAGGAGAGGTCTATGAAAGTATAGAGGACATCTGGCCTGATTATCCAAGTAAGGATGATTTTTTCTTTAATGAAGATGAATATTAA
- a CDS encoding class I SAM-dependent methyltransferase has protein sequence MAFFRSFASLVKFGLKYLQFLISARHFRGYGLHSPFIFQLYRKVISKKDDKVLEGIRKFRKYLLKSKTVVDCGEFEAGAGSKYGQKPNRVRLNKIIRSSSVPHKYGKILYYLVRNIQPANILEMGTSVGISTLYLALGWEKARVWSIEASRGKLSIALDNFQTLGITNVYLYNGGFDVQLVRVLDHMPSVDMVFIDGDHKKQTTLNYFELILDFVHNDTVIVIDDIHWSSGMEAAWDQIQDYENVQVSVDLFHMGILFFRKELSPETFKIRY, from the coding sequence ATGGCTTTTTTTAGATCATTTGCTTCTTTGGTTAAATTCGGGCTTAAATATTTACAATTTCTTATTTCTGCCAGGCATTTCAGAGGATACGGATTGCATTCGCCTTTTATTTTTCAGCTTTACAGGAAAGTGATATCAAAAAAGGATGATAAGGTACTGGAGGGTATTAGAAAGTTCCGGAAATATCTGCTGAAGAGCAAAACTGTGGTAGATTGTGGTGAATTTGAAGCCGGTGCCGGGTCAAAATATGGGCAAAAACCAAACCGGGTCAGGCTGAATAAAATAATAAGAAGTTCCTCGGTACCCCATAAATATGGTAAGATATTATATTACCTGGTTAGAAACATACAGCCTGCTAATATTCTGGAGATGGGTACTTCAGTAGGTATAAGCACCTTGTATCTGGCCCTCGGATGGGAAAAAGCGAGGGTTTGGAGCATAGAAGCTTCGCGGGGTAAGTTAAGCATAGCACTGGATAATTTTCAAACCCTCGGCATTACAAATGTATATCTTTATAATGGAGGGTTTGACGTACAACTAGTCAGGGTGCTTGACCATATGCCCTCAGTGGATATGGTTTTCATTGACGGGGACCACAAAAAGCAAACTACACTGAATTATTTTGAATTGATACTGGATTTTGTACATAACGACACCGTTATTGTCATTGATGATATACATTGGTCCTCTGGTATGGAAGCAGCCTGGGATCAGATCCAGGATTATGAAAATGTGCAGGTAAGCGTTGATCTTTTTCACATGGGAATCCTCTTTTTCAGAAAAGAACTCTCACCTGAAACTTTTAAAATCAGGTATTAA